In Bacteroidota bacterium, the following are encoded in one genomic region:
- a CDS encoding SBBP repeat-containing protein produces the protein MKTQTKLFLIAFCILFFNSILEAQEFKWAKRAGLWAYDYGYGICSDDLGNVYVTGKYEMDAMFDDVTIGCEGNHDIFIVKYDHQGNVIWVNSAGGLYGDYAHAIASDGEGNTYITGEIEANVIFHGSEIKLSAWGKNDIFVAKYSPEGVPLWAHRG, from the coding sequence ATGAAAACACAAACTAAACTCTTTTTAATTGCATTTTGTATACTATTTTTTAATTCCATCCTTGAAGCTCAGGAATTTAAATGGGCCAAAAGAGCTGGATTATGGGCTTATGATTATGGATATGGAATTTGCTCAGATGATTTAGGAAATGTTTATGTAACTGGAAAATATGAAATGGATGCCATGTTTGATGATGTAACTATAGGCTGTGAGGGAAATCATGATATTTTTATAGTTAAATATGATCATCAAGGGAATGTAATCTGGGTAAACAGTGCTGGCGGTCTTTATGGTGATTATGCTCATGCCATAGCAAGTGATGGGGAAGGAAATACTTATATTACAGGTGAAATTGAGGCGAATGTTATTTTTCATGGCAGCGAGATAAAACTAAGTGCCTGGGGAAAAAATGACATATTTGTTGCCAAATATAGTCCAGAGGGGGTTCCATTATGGGCTCACAGGGG